The sequence CGCGCGCGCGCCCTCGTGCAGTTCCTGGAGGTTGACGATGTCGGGCTGCTCCTCGCGAATCACCCGTACCACCTCGTCCAGGCTGTAGGCCAGGTCCTCGGGGGTGGGGCGCTCGTCCGGGCCTTCGCCATCGGGCAGGTCGTTGTAGAAGACGTAGCGCTTGCCGGCCAGGTACTGGAGGTTCCAGGTCATCACCTTGAGCGCCTGTCCGGGCTGCAGCAGCGGCGCTTCGGCCTGGCACGTCAGGATCGCCGGCTCGCGCGCCGCCGGGTGCCAGGTAAGTGCATAGATCAGGGCGACCAGGGCGACAGCCACGGCCGACAGGCTGAGCAGGGCATAACGCAGGACTCGGGGCATCGGAATGGGGCGGGACTATGCTGGAAGTGGGGCGAGCATACCCGAGCCGCTGCCGCCGCCCAAGTCAGGCTCGCACGGGAGACAGGCAATGGACAGCGAAGTGCGGATAGCCCGCAAGGGACCCTATGAGGTGGACGTGGTGGCCGGCCAGGACTACTTCTGGTGCCGCTGCGGGCGCAGCCAGAAGCAACCGTTCTGTGATGGATCGCACAAGGGTACTGGCCTAGCGCCACTCAAATATCATGCAGATGTCAGCGAAACCCTGTATTTCTGTGGCTGCAAGCACAGCCATACGCCGCCCTGTTGCGATGGCACCCACAACCAATTGAACGACTGATCCGGGAGCCGGCATGCAGCTGGGCGTAGTCCTCTGGTCAATGCAGGCCGCTTTTTCGCGAGCCTGGCGCCGACTCTGG is a genomic window of Pseudomonas resinovorans NBRC 106553 containing:
- a CDS encoding CDGSH iron-sulfur domain-containing protein, with the translated sequence MDSEVRIARKGPYEVDVVAGQDYFWCRCGRSQKQPFCDGSHKGTGLAPLKYHADVSETLYFCGCKHSHTPPCCDGTHNQLND